The Pseudomonas sp. G2-4 genome window below encodes:
- a CDS encoding gluconokinase, giving the protein MTNPITALVIMGVAGCGKTCVSQALCQLSGATAIEGDTFHPAANIEKMSAGIPLNDDDRAGWLDSLCDELRRVDATGERPVLTCSALKHSYRERLRSALPGLGFVFLELTPEVAADRVSHRPGHFMPSTLIDSQFATLESPVGEPLTLALDASSHSVDELAHQAYAWWLEHGLKLAS; this is encoded by the coding sequence ATGACTAATCCCATCACCGCCCTGGTCATCATGGGCGTTGCCGGTTGCGGCAAAACGTGCGTCAGCCAGGCCCTGTGCCAGTTGAGCGGCGCCACCGCCATCGAAGGCGACACGTTCCATCCTGCGGCCAACATCGAGAAGATGAGCGCCGGTATTCCCTTGAACGACGACGACCGTGCCGGCTGGCTCGACAGCCTGTGCGACGAGTTGCGCCGTGTCGACGCCACGGGCGAGCGCCCGGTGCTGACCTGTTCGGCCCTCAAGCACAGTTACCGCGAGCGTCTGCGCAGCGCCTTGCCAGGGCTGGGCTTCGTATTTCTTGAATTGACCCCCGAAGTGGCCGCCGACCGCGTTTCCCATCGTCCTGGTCATTTCATGCCGTCGACCCTGATCGACAGCCAGTTTGCCACCCTTGAATCCCCTGTCGGCGAGCCCCTGACCCTGGCTCTGGACGCGTCCAGCCACAGCGTCGATGAGTTGGCTCATCAGGCTTATGCCTGGTGGCTGGAACACGGATTGAAGCTGGCCAGTTGA
- a CDS encoding YciI family protein yields MKYLCLVYSNEHVLHSSPDSPEDAECMAYAESIQGSGRMLAAEALESVQTATTVRMRGGKLSITDGPFAETKEQLAGFYLIDAKDLNEAIQVAGNIPAARVGCVEVRPVRQLNP; encoded by the coding sequence ATGAAGTACTTATGCCTGGTCTATAGCAACGAACACGTGCTGCACAGCTCGCCTGACAGCCCGGAGGATGCCGAGTGCATGGCCTATGCCGAATCGATCCAGGGCAGCGGGCGGATGCTCGCCGCCGAAGCCCTGGAGTCGGTGCAGACCGCTACCACGGTGCGCATGCGCGGCGGCAAACTGTCGATTACCGACGGCCCGTTCGCTGAAACCAAGGAGCAACTGGCGGGCTTCTACCTGATCGACGCCAAGGACTTGAACGAAGCCATCCAGGTCGCCGGCAATATTCCGGCGGCCCGGGTCGGCTGCGTCGAAGTCCGGCCGGTACGCCAACTGAACCCCTGA
- the def gene encoding peptide deformylase, which translates to MIRDILKMGDERLLRIAAPVPVEMFDSPQLWQLIDDMFQTMESVGGVGLAAPQIGVDLQLVIFGFEHSERYPDAEAVPQTILINPLITPLSPLMEEGFEGCLSVPGLRGAVDRYQHIRYEGFDPKGLPVVRTASGFHARVVQHECDHLIGRLYPSRIRDFSKFGFTEVMFPDLDPTADD; encoded by the coding sequence ATGATTCGCGACATCCTGAAAATGGGCGACGAACGCCTGCTGCGCATCGCTGCGCCGGTGCCGGTCGAAATGTTCGACAGCCCGCAGCTGTGGCAATTGATCGACGATATGTTCCAGACCATGGAAAGCGTCGGCGGTGTCGGTCTGGCGGCGCCGCAGATCGGCGTGGACCTGCAGTTGGTGATCTTCGGCTTCGAGCACAGCGAACGTTATCCCGACGCCGAGGCGGTGCCCCAGACGATCCTGATCAACCCGTTGATTACCCCGCTAAGCCCCCTGATGGAAGAGGGCTTCGAAGGCTGTTTGTCGGTGCCGGGCCTGCGCGGGGCGGTCGATCGCTACCAGCACATTCGCTACGAAGGCTTCGACCCGAAGGGCCTGCCTGTCGTGCGCACCGCCTCAGGTTTCCATGCGCGGGTGGTGCAGCATGAATGCGATCACTTGATCGGGCGCTTGTACCCGTCGCGCATCCGTGATTTCAGCAAGTTCGGTTTTACCGAGGTGATGTTTCCCGACCTGGATCCCACCGCCGACGATTGA
- the fadD1 gene encoding long-chain-fatty-acid--CoA ligase FadD1, producing the protein MIEDFWKDKYPAGIAADINPDEYPNIQAVLKQSCQRFADKPAFSNLGKTITYGELYELSGAFAAYLQQHTDLQPGDRIAVQLPNVLQYPVAVFGAIRAGLIVVNTNPLYTAREMEHQFNDSGAKALVCLANMAHLAETVVPKTGVKHVIVTEVADLLPPLKRLLINSVIKYVKKMVPAYHLPKAIKFNDVLSKGHGQPVSEANPTSDDVAVLQYTGGTTGVAKGAMLTHRNLVANMLQCKALMGSNLNEGCEVLITPLPLYHIYAFTFHCMAMMLIGNHNILISNPRDLSAMVKELSKWKFSGFVGLNTLFVALCNNEAFRKLDFSALKVTLSGGMALQLAAADRWKAVTGCPICEGYGMTETSPVATVNPIQKIQIGTIGIPVPSTLCKVINDAGVELPLGEIGELCVKGPQVMKGYWQRQDATDEILDSDGWLKTGDIALIQPDGYMRIVDRKKDMILISGFNVYPNELEDVLATLPGVLQCAAIGIPDEKSGEAIKIFIVARPGVTLTKEQVMEHMRANVTGYKVPKAVEFRDALPTTNVGKILRRELRDEELRKLGLKR; encoded by the coding sequence ATGATTGAAGACTTTTGGAAGGATAAGTACCCAGCTGGGATTGCTGCCGACATCAATCCAGATGAGTATCCGAATATTCAGGCGGTGTTGAAGCAGTCCTGCCAGCGCTTCGCCGACAAGCCGGCATTCAGCAACCTCGGCAAGACAATCACCTATGGTGAACTCTACGAGTTGTCCGGTGCCTTTGCCGCGTATCTGCAACAGCATACCGATTTGCAACCGGGCGATCGAATCGCCGTGCAATTGCCCAACGTTCTCCAATACCCGGTCGCCGTGTTTGGTGCGATCCGTGCGGGTCTCATCGTGGTCAACACCAACCCGCTGTACACCGCGCGGGAAATGGAACACCAGTTCAACGACTCCGGCGCCAAGGCGCTGGTGTGCCTGGCGAACATGGCGCACCTGGCCGAGACCGTGGTGCCCAAGACCGGCGTCAAGCACGTCATTGTCACTGAAGTTGCCGACCTGCTGCCGCCGCTCAAGCGTCTGTTGATCAACAGCGTGATCAAGTACGTCAAGAAGATGGTCCCGGCTTATCACTTGCCCAAGGCCATCAAGTTCAACGACGTGCTGAGCAAGGGCCACGGCCAGCCAGTGAGCGAAGCCAACCCCACCAGCGACGATGTGGCCGTGCTGCAATACACCGGCGGCACCACCGGCGTAGCCAAGGGCGCGATGCTCACCCATCGCAACCTGGTGGCGAACATGTTGCAGTGCAAGGCGCTGATGGGTTCCAACCTCAATGAAGGTTGCGAAGTGCTGATCACGCCGCTGCCGCTGTATCACATCTATGCCTTCACCTTTCATTGCATGGCGATGATGCTGATCGGCAACCACAACATCCTGATCAGCAACCCGCGCGATCTCTCGGCAATGGTCAAGGAACTGTCGAAGTGGAAGTTCAGCGGTTTCGTCGGCCTCAATACGCTGTTCGTGGCCCTGTGCAACAACGAAGCCTTCCGCAAGCTGGATTTCTCGGCGCTGAAGGTCACCTTGTCCGGTGGCATGGCCTTGCAACTGGCAGCGGCTGATCGCTGGAAAGCCGTGACCGGTTGCCCGATCTGCGAAGGTTATGGCATGACCGAAACCAGTCCGGTAGCCACCGTCAACCCGATCCAGAAAATCCAGATCGGCACCATCGGCATTCCCGTTCCATCGACGCTGTGCAAGGTGATCAACGATGCGGGCGTCGAACTGCCATTGGGCGAAATCGGTGAGTTGTGTGTGAAAGGTCCGCAGGTCATGAAGGGTTATTGGCAGCGCCAGGACGCCACCGATGAGATCCTCGACAGCGACGGCTGGCTGAAGACTGGCGACATCGCGCTGATCCAGCCGGACGGCTACATGCGCATCGTCGATCGCAAGAAAGACATGATCCTGATCTCTGGTTTCAACGTGTACCCCAACGAACTGGAAGACGTGCTGGCGACGTTGCCGGGCGTGTTGCAATGCGCGGCCATCGGCATACCGGACGAGAAATCTGGCGAGGCGATCAAGATCTTCATCGTCGCCCGGCCGGGTGTCACCCTCACCAAGGAACAGGTGATGGAACACATGCGTGCCAACGTCACCGGCTATAAAGTGCCCAAGGCGGTGGAGTTCCGTGATGCGTTGCCGACCACCAACGTGGGCAAGATCCTGCGGCGCGAGTTGCGTGATGAAGAGCTGAGGAAGCTGGGGCTGAAGAGGTAA
- a CDS encoding GntP family permease, giving the protein MFGMSHESFLLLDAVVTVIGLIVLITKFKLHPFIALTIAAAFLGLTSGMPTGTIIKAFQDGFGGVLGFVGIILALGTMLGKMMAESGGADQIAQTLIRAFGKDKVQWAMMFAAFLVGIPLFFEIGFVLLIPLVFIVARRTGVSIIKIGIPLLAGLSAVHGLVPPHPGPLLAIGVFGADIGKTILYGLIVALPTAIIAGPIFGTFIAKYIPGHPNQELVDQLARETDTADLPSFSITLITVLSPVFLMLLKTFADVALPEGNIFRAWMDMIGHPISALLLALLLSLYTFGYKQGIGSNQMLKWLDASLAPTAAIILIIGAGGGFKQMLVTSGVGDVIGHMAVNAQISPILLAWLVAAVIRVATGSATVATITGAGIVVPVVGMIPGVNRELLVLATGAGSLVLSHVNDAGFWLVKQYFNMTVAETFKTWTAMETILSVVALGFILLLSLVI; this is encoded by the coding sequence ATGTTTGGCATGTCCCACGAGTCGTTTCTGCTGCTTGATGCAGTGGTCACGGTGATCGGACTTATCGTCCTTATCACCAAGTTCAAGTTGCACCCATTCATTGCGCTGACCATCGCCGCCGCGTTCCTCGGCCTGACGTCGGGGATGCCGACCGGCACCATCATCAAGGCCTTCCAGGACGGCTTTGGTGGCGTGCTGGGCTTTGTCGGCATCATCCTGGCGCTGGGCACGATGCTCGGCAAGATGATGGCTGAATCGGGTGGGGCCGATCAGATCGCCCAGACGTTGATTCGCGCTTTCGGCAAGGACAAGGTGCAGTGGGCCATGATGTTCGCCGCGTTCCTGGTGGGCATTCCGCTGTTTTTCGAAATCGGCTTCGTGCTGCTGATCCCACTGGTGTTCATCGTCGCGCGCCGCACCGGCGTGTCGATCATCAAGATCGGTATCCCGCTGCTGGCCGGTCTTTCCGCGGTCCACGGCCTGGTGCCGCCGCACCCGGGGCCGCTGCTGGCGATTGGTGTGTTTGGCGCCGACATCGGCAAAACCATTCTCTATGGCCTGATCGTGGCGCTGCCAACGGCCATCATTGCCGGGCCGATCTTCGGTACGTTCATTGCCAAATACATCCCCGGCCATCCGAATCAGGAACTGGTGGATCAACTGGCGCGCGAAACGGATACCGCTGATCTGCCGAGCTTCAGCATCACCCTGATCACCGTGCTGTCGCCGGTGTTCCTGATGCTGCTCAAGACTTTCGCTGACGTGGCGCTGCCGGAGGGCAATATCTTCCGCGCCTGGATGGACATGATCGGTCACCCGATCTCGGCGTTGCTGCTGGCCTTGTTGCTGTCGCTGTACACCTTCGGCTACAAGCAGGGCATTGGTTCCAACCAGATGCTCAAGTGGCTGGATGCGAGCCTGGCGCCGACCGCCGCAATCATCCTGATCATCGGTGCCGGTGGTGGCTTCAAGCAAATGCTGGTCACCAGCGGTGTGGGCGACGTGATCGGCCACATGGCGGTGAACGCGCAGATATCTCCGATCCTGCTGGCCTGGCTGGTGGCGGCGGTGATCCGCGTGGCGACCGGTTCGGCCACGGTAGCGACCATTACCGGTGCCGGGATCGTGGTGCCAGTGGTGGGGATGATTCCAGGTGTGAACCGTGAGTTGCTGGTCCTGGCGACCGGTGCCGGTTCATTGGTCCTGTCCCACGTCAACGATGCGGGCTTCTGGCTGGTCAAGCAGTACTTCAACATGACCGTGGCGGAAACCTTCAAGACCTGGACCGCGATGGAAACCATCCTGTCCGTGGTGGCGCTGGGCTTTATCCTGCTGTTGTCGCTGGTGATCTAA
- a CDS encoding GNAT family N-acetyltransferase, with protein MSEIHYTQLEEPLWPLMNKFYRGHQSSMKAVREAQLWVARRDEIVAALCLRPVSGGHWLTGLFVDPAYRGQGIAARLIAEAVQGVEGQVWLFCHPDLRGFYERRGFSCDPELPYAMAERLSRYARSKPMIAMGWEPQRSS; from the coding sequence ATGTCTGAAATCCATTACACACAGCTCGAAGAACCGCTCTGGCCGCTGATGAACAAGTTTTATCGCGGCCACCAATCCTCGATGAAAGCGGTACGTGAAGCTCAGCTGTGGGTGGCACGGCGCGATGAAATCGTCGCGGCGCTTTGCCTGCGGCCGGTGTCGGGTGGACATTGGTTGACTGGGTTGTTTGTCGACCCGGCGTACCGCGGACAAGGAATCGCGGCGCGGTTGATCGCGGAAGCGGTGCAAGGTGTCGAGGGGCAGGTATGGCTGTTCTGCCACCCGGACTTGCGCGGCTTTTATGAACGGCGCGGGTTCAGCTGCGATCCCGAGCTGCCTTATGCGATGGCTGAGCGCCTGAGCCGGTACGCCCGCAGCAAGCCGATGATTGCGATGGGGTGGGAGCCGCAGCGTTCTTCCTGA
- a CDS encoding LacI family DNA-binding transcriptional regulator, with product MTVPKNDKNTRTTGRPTLNEVARLAGVSPITASRALRGVSTVAADLVEKVRQAAVELNYVVNPAARALASAQSHSVVVLVPSLSNLLFIDTLEAIHRVLRPKGFEVVIGNYHYSRDEEEDLLRNYMAYQPRGLLLTGFDRTESARRMVEASNIPCVYMMELDPGAGLNCVGFSQLKAGETAAEHLISKGRKRLAYIGAQLDQRTLLRGEGFRGALQKAGLYDPDLEVLTPRPSSVGLGGELFLQLLASHPDVDAIFFGNDDLAHGALLEALRCGIKIPEQVSVLGFNDLPASAHMVPRLSSISTPREAIGRRAAEQMLALMAGNRIAQPVVDLGFELKVREST from the coding sequence ATGACCGTCCCTAAAAACGATAAGAATACTCGCACCACCGGTCGCCCTACGCTCAATGAAGTCGCACGCCTGGCCGGTGTCAGCCCTATCACCGCCTCCCGTGCCCTGCGTGGCGTCAGCACTGTAGCCGCCGATCTGGTGGAAAAAGTTCGCCAGGCCGCCGTGGAACTCAACTACGTGGTCAACCCCGCCGCCCGTGCCCTGGCTTCGGCCCAGAGCCATTCGGTGGTGGTGCTGGTGCCGTCGCTGTCCAACCTGTTGTTCATCGACACCCTGGAAGCCATTCATCGCGTGCTGCGGCCAAAAGGTTTCGAAGTGGTGATCGGCAACTATCACTACTCCCGGGACGAAGAGGAAGACCTGCTGCGCAACTACATGGCCTATCAGCCCCGTGGTTTGTTGCTGACCGGCTTTGACCGCACCGAAAGCGCCCGACGCATGGTCGAGGCGAGCAATATTCCCTGTGTGTACATGATGGAACTGGACCCGGGTGCCGGGCTCAATTGCGTCGGTTTTTCCCAGCTCAAGGCTGGCGAGACGGCGGCCGAGCACTTGATTTCCAAGGGGCGCAAGCGCCTGGCCTACATCGGCGCGCAGTTGGACCAGCGCACCCTGTTGCGCGGCGAAGGATTCCGGGGCGCCTTGCAGAAGGCCGGGCTGTACGACCCAGACCTGGAAGTGCTGACACCGCGCCCCTCCTCGGTGGGCCTGGGCGGCGAGTTGTTCCTGCAATTGCTGGCCAGTCATCCGGACGTGGACGCGATCTTCTTCGGCAACGACGACCTGGCCCACGGCGCCCTGCTCGAAGCCCTGCGCTGTGGCATCAAGATCCCCGAGCAGGTGTCGGTCCTCGGCTTCAACGACCTGCCCGCCTCGGCCCACATGGTGCCGCGCCTGAGCAGCATCAGCACGCCGCGGGAAGCCATCGGCCGCCGCGCCGCCGAGCAGATGCTGGCGTTGATGGCGGGTAACCGCATCGCTCAGCCGGTGGTGGACCTTGGGTTTGAGCTCAAGGTTCGCGAAAGCACCTGA
- a CDS encoding GyrI-like domain-containing protein, giving the protein MEKHKPDAEPRFEHGRFQLIAGFGARFTQETAQDIPLLWEKFLPWLGKVPGQKDEVTYGVCCNADGKGGFEYIAGVEISRLDDLPEQYRWIEIPPGHYAVFEHKGPLKSLQDTFQYIWKEWLPQSGHEAADEPEFERYSEDFNPKTGEGTLEIWIPLKPS; this is encoded by the coding sequence ATGGAAAAGCACAAACCCGATGCCGAACCACGCTTTGAACACGGACGTTTTCAGTTGATCGCGGGTTTTGGTGCCCGTTTTACCCAGGAGACAGCCCAGGACATTCCCCTGCTCTGGGAAAAGTTTTTGCCCTGGCTCGGTAAGGTGCCAGGGCAGAAAGACGAAGTGACCTACGGCGTGTGTTGCAATGCGGACGGGAAGGGCGGGTTTGAATACATCGCCGGGGTGGAAATCAGCCGGCTCGACGATCTGCCTGAACAATACCGCTGGATCGAGATCCCGCCCGGGCATTACGCGGTGTTCGAACACAAAGGCCCGTTGAAAAGCCTGCAGGATACGTTTCAGTACATCTGGAAAGAGTGGTTGCCGCAGTCCGGGCATGAAGCGGCGGACGAACCGGAATTCGAGCGCTACAGCGAAGATTTCAACCCCAAGACCGGCGAAGGCACCCTGGAGATCTGGATACCGCTCAAGCCGAGCTGA
- a CDS encoding CsbD family protein, translating to MGSTSDKVKGVANEAVGNIKQGVGKATDNDRMRAEGLVQEKKGEAQQTVGKAKDALKKGVDEA from the coding sequence ATGGGTAGCACGAGCGATAAAGTGAAGGGCGTTGCCAACGAAGCCGTCGGCAACATCAAGCAAGGCGTCGGCAAGGCCACCGACAATGACCGCATGCGCGCCGAGGGCTTGGTCCAGGAGAAAAAAGGTGAGGCCCAGCAAACCGTGGGCAAGGCCAAGGATGCCCTCAAGAAAGGCGTCGACGAGGCCTGA
- a CDS encoding SRPBCC family protein has translation MNLKPAPFELSISRVIDAPRQKIFRAWTEPALLVQWWGPHGMTTPECEMDLWVGGQFRTLMRAPDGSEYPTLGVFLEIVAPRRLVFTDAFVPGWMPSGKAFMTAEVLLEEEDGKTRYTARALHWSEEDRQAHEAMGFHEGWGQSLDRLETLVTQGMPD, from the coding sequence ATGAACCTCAAGCCTGCCCCTTTCGAGCTATCCATCAGCCGGGTGATCGATGCCCCGCGCCAGAAGATTTTCCGCGCCTGGACCGAGCCGGCCTTGCTGGTCCAATGGTGGGGCCCCCACGGTATGACCACGCCGGAGTGCGAAATGGACCTGTGGGTCGGCGGCCAGTTTCGCACGCTGATGCGCGCCCCCGACGGCAGTGAATACCCGACCCTGGGGGTATTCCTGGAAATCGTCGCGCCGCGGCGCCTGGTGTTTACCGATGCGTTTGTACCCGGGTGGATGCCTTCCGGCAAAGCCTTCATGACCGCCGAAGTGCTGCTCGAAGAGGAGGATGGTAAAACCCGTTACACCGCCCGCGCCCTGCACTGGAGCGAAGAAGACCGTCAGGCCCACGAAGCCATGGGCTTCCATGAGGGCTGGGGGCAAAGCCTGGACCGGCTCGAAACCCTGGTGACCCAAGGCATGCCCGACTGA
- a CDS encoding YihY/virulence factor BrkB family protein produces the protein MMFPALKGLPLHRVMMRTVTEFVDDEMSTYASALAYQMLFSLFPFILFLIALIGFLHLPDFFSWLRLQSELVLPPQALEQVNPVIDQLQQSKGGLLSVGIVIALWTASAGVRLMMSAMNAAYDVVEGRPVWKRFPLSIFYTIGIAGMLLAAAALMVLGPQVMGWIAAQVGLEEFIVTLWTIVRWPVIVFLLMVAVALIYYVMPDVKQEFRFITPGSVLAVVVWIIASLGFAFYVKTFANYNAMYGSIGAIIVLLLYFYISAAVLLLGAEMNAVIEHMSAEGKDRGEKVAGEHEKQHVSGLGRDHSIPLPHTDEARP, from the coding sequence ATGATGTTCCCGGCCTTGAAAGGCTTGCCCCTGCATCGTGTGATGATGCGCACCGTGACTGAGTTCGTCGACGACGAGATGTCGACCTACGCCTCGGCGTTGGCTTATCAGATGCTGTTTTCGCTGTTCCCCTTCATCCTGTTCCTGATCGCGCTGATCGGCTTCCTGCACCTGCCGGATTTCTTCTCCTGGCTGCGCCTGCAATCGGAGCTGGTATTACCACCCCAGGCCCTGGAACAGGTCAACCCGGTGATCGACCAGCTCCAGCAATCCAAGGGCGGGTTGTTGTCCGTGGGTATCGTCATTGCGTTATGGACGGCCTCCGCCGGTGTCCGGTTGATGATGAGCGCGATGAACGCCGCCTACGATGTGGTCGAGGGGCGCCCGGTCTGGAAGCGTTTTCCATTGTCGATTTTCTACACTATTGGCATTGCCGGCATGCTGCTGGCCGCGGCGGCGCTGATGGTGCTCGGGCCGCAGGTGATGGGGTGGATCGCGGCCCAGGTCGGGCTGGAGGAATTCATCGTCACGCTCTGGACCATCGTGCGTTGGCCGGTGATCGTGTTTTTATTGATGGTGGCCGTGGCGCTGATCTATTACGTGATGCCTGACGTGAAGCAGGAGTTTCGTTTCATCACGCCGGGGTCGGTGCTGGCGGTGGTGGTATGGATCATCGCGTCATTGGGCTTTGCGTTTTACGTCAAGACCTTCGCCAACTACAACGCCATGTATGGCAGTATCGGCGCGATCATTGTGTTGCTGCTGTATTTCTATATTTCTGCGGCGGTGCTGTTACTCGGCGCGGAGATGAACGCGGTGATCGAGCACATGTCTGCCGAAGGCAAGGACCGCGGCGAGAAGGTTGCCGGTGAACACGAAAAACAACATGTGTCGGGCCTTGGGCGCGACCATTCCATTCCTCTTCCCCACACTGACGAAGCCCGACCATGA
- a CDS encoding nuclear transport factor 2 family protein, which yields MNTQATETEIQALIDTYRQAVMTKDVEKVMALYDENIVSFDAIQALQFKGKVAYRAHWQACMEMCPGPHKFDFHQIKITPADNIAFAHWLAYCGGTNEKGEEQACWMRVTACYQRVAGQWRIVHEHWSAPFDPMAGTALFDLQP from the coding sequence ATGAACACTCAAGCCACTGAAACTGAAATCCAAGCCCTGATCGATACTTATCGCCAGGCCGTCATGACCAAGGACGTCGAAAAGGTCATGGCGCTGTATGACGAGAACATTGTCTCGTTCGATGCCATCCAGGCCTTGCAATTCAAAGGCAAGGTCGCTTACCGGGCCCATTGGCAAGCTTGCATGGAAATGTGCCCCGGCCCGCACAAGTTCGACTTTCATCAAATCAAGATTACCCCGGCTGACAACATCGCCTTCGCCCACTGGTTGGCCTATTGCGGCGGCACCAACGAGAAGGGCGAGGAACAGGCTTGCTGGATGCGCGTAACGGCCTGTTACCAGCGTGTAGCCGGGCAATGGCGGATTGTCCATGAACACTGGTCAGCCCCGTTCGACCCGATGGCCGGTACAGCGCTGTTCGACCTGCAACCCTGA
- the alaC gene encoding alanine transaminase codes for MAEQGSPRRFARIDRLPPYVFNITAELKMAARRRGEDIIDLSMGNPDGATPPHIVEKLVTVAQREDTHGYSTSKGIPRLRRAISRWYKDRYEVDIDPETEAIVTIGSKEGLAHLMLATLDQGDTVLVPNPSYPIHIYGAVIAGAQVRSVPLVPGVDFFDELERAIRGSIPKPKMMILGFPSNPTAQCVELDFFERVIALAKQYDVLVIHDLAYADIVYDGWKAPSIMQVPGAKDIAVEFFTLSKSYNMAGWRIGFMVGNAELVNALARIKSYHDYGTFTPLQVAAIAALEGDQQCVRDIAEQYRQRRNVLVKGLHELGWMVEIPKASMYVWAKIPEAYAHLGSLEFAKKLLAEAKVCVSPGVGFGEYGDDHVRFALIENQDRIRQAVRGIRGMFRADGLVHKPNS; via the coding sequence ATGGCCGAACAAGGTTCGCCGCGCCGCTTTGCGCGCATCGATCGACTCCCCCCGTATGTATTCAATATCACTGCCGAGCTGAAGATGGCTGCGCGTCGGCGTGGCGAAGACATCATCGACTTGAGCATGGGTAACCCCGACGGCGCCACGCCACCACACATCGTGGAAAAACTGGTCACCGTCGCCCAGCGTGAAGACACCCACGGCTACTCCACCTCCAAAGGTATCCCGCGCCTGCGCCGCGCCATTTCGCGCTGGTACAAGGACCGCTATGAAGTGGACATCGACCCGGAAACCGAAGCCATCGTCACCATCGGTTCCAAGGAAGGCCTGGCGCACCTGATGCTGGCGACCCTGGACCAGGGCGACACGGTGCTGGTGCCCAATCCCAGTTACCCGATCCACATCTACGGTGCGGTGATCGCTGGCGCCCAAGTGCGTTCGGTGCCGTTGGTGCCCGGGGTGGATTTCTTCGACGAACTGGAGCGGGCCATTCGCGGGTCGATTCCGAAACCAAAGATGATGATCCTCGGTTTCCCGTCCAACCCCACCGCCCAATGCGTGGAGTTGGATTTCTTCGAACGGGTCATCGCCCTGGCCAAGCAGTACGACGTGCTGGTGATTCACGACCTGGCCTACGCCGACATCGTCTACGACGGCTGGAAAGCCCCGTCGATCATGCAAGTGCCCGGCGCGAAAGACATTGCCGTGGAGTTCTTCACCCTGTCCAAAAGCTACAACATGGCCGGCTGGCGCATCGGTTTCATGGTGGGCAACGCGGAACTGGTCAACGCCCTGGCGCGAATCAAGAGCTACCACGACTACGGCACCTTCACCCCGCTGCAGGTGGCGGCCATTGCGGCCCTTGAAGGCGACCAGCAATGCGTGCGCGACATCGCCGAGCAATACCGCCAGCGCCGCAATGTGCTGGTCAAGGGGCTGCATGAGCTGGGCTGGATGGTGGAAATCCCCAAGGCGTCGATGTACGTCTGGGCCAAGATTCCCGAGGCCTATGCACACCTGGGCTCGCTGGAGTTCGCCAAGAAGCTGTTGGCCGAGGCCAAGGTCTGCGTCTCGCCGGGGGTGGGGTTCGGGGAATACGGGGATGATCACGTGCGCTTTGCGCTGATCGAAAACCAGGACCGGATCCGCCAGGCAGTGCGCGGAATTCGCGGGATGTTCAGGGCGGATGGGTTGGTACACAAACCCAACAGCTGA
- a CDS encoding LysE family translocator, with translation MEFSSGFLLSLSLCLDIGVANIAMITLAMQRGYFQGFALGLGTCVGDLVYAVLALAGMTVLLQYEAVRWVLWIGGSVLLLYFAAKMIHSAIYHSAVLAQAGEGRGDSSGQAFFRGIFLAMSSPSAILWFAAVGGTLIARSGGGTLLSSALFLSGFLCAGLLWCAALCLAATQGGKLLGDKLLRYSYWASAAIFCYFAVYVIISGYNEFVGKTAATVLPGF, from the coding sequence ATGGAATTTTCCAGCGGTTTCTTGCTGAGCCTCTCCTTGTGCCTGGACATTGGCGTGGCCAATATCGCGATGATTACCCTGGCGATGCAGCGCGGCTATTTCCAGGGTTTCGCCCTGGGCCTGGGTACCTGCGTGGGCGACCTGGTCTATGCCGTCCTGGCCCTGGCCGGCATGACCGTGCTGCTGCAATACGAAGCGGTGCGCTGGGTGCTATGGATCGGCGGTTCGGTGCTGCTGCTGTATTTTGCGGCGAAGATGATCCACTCGGCGATTTACCACAGCGCAGTGCTGGCGCAGGCAGGCGAGGGACGGGGCGATTCTTCTGGCCAGGCGTTCTTTCGCGGGATTTTCCTGGCCATGTCATCGCCCAGCGCCATTCTCTGGTTCGCGGCGGTGGGCGGCACACTCATCGCTCGTTCGGGCGGTGGGACATTGCTCAGCTCGGCGCTGTTTCTCAGCGGGTTTCTCTGTGCCGGGCTGTTGTGGTGCGCGGCCCTGTGCCTGGCAGCGACCCAAGGCGGTAAATTGTTGGGCGATAAACTGTTGCGCTACTCCTACTGGGCATCGGCGGCGATCTTCTGCTATTTCGCAGTCTATGTGATTATTTCTGGATACAACGAGTTTGTAGGAAAAACCGCCGCAACCGTGTTGCCTGGATTTTGA